From one Amycolatopsis sp. FDAARGOS 1241 genomic stretch:
- a CDS encoding A/G-specific adenine glycosylase, with amino-acid sequence MAVDADVLIDWFGTHGRDLPWREPDRSAWGVLVSEIMLQQTPVARVQPIWLEWMARWPVPSALAAETTGEVVRAWGKLGYPRRALRLHAAATVIAAEHDDVVPSDVDTLLALPGIGAYTARAVAAFAYGKRAPVVDTNVRRVVARAVHGAGDAGPASNTRDMADVEALLPAEDEPAAKMSAALMELGALVCTARSPRCADCPVFDTCTWQHNGRPEYAGPAKPVQKFAGTDRQVRGLLLDVLRGSEGPVEKARLDLVWHEAGQRDRCLDSLLVDGLLEQTDSGLFALPGEH; translated from the coding sequence GTGGCTGTGGACGCGGACGTACTGATCGACTGGTTCGGCACGCACGGGCGAGACCTGCCGTGGCGGGAACCGGATCGCTCCGCCTGGGGCGTGCTGGTCAGCGAGATCATGCTGCAGCAGACGCCGGTCGCGCGGGTTCAGCCGATCTGGCTCGAGTGGATGGCCCGCTGGCCGGTGCCCTCGGCGCTGGCCGCGGAGACCACGGGTGAGGTCGTGCGTGCGTGGGGCAAGCTCGGTTACCCGCGCCGCGCGCTGCGGCTGCACGCGGCGGCGACGGTGATCGCCGCGGAGCACGACGACGTCGTGCCGTCCGATGTGGACACGCTGCTCGCGTTGCCGGGCATCGGCGCGTACACCGCCCGTGCGGTCGCGGCCTTCGCGTACGGCAAGCGAGCGCCGGTGGTCGACACCAACGTCCGGCGGGTGGTCGCGCGGGCCGTGCACGGCGCGGGTGACGCCGGCCCGGCGTCGAACACGCGCGACATGGCCGATGTCGAGGCGTTGCTGCCGGCCGAAGACGAGCCGGCGGCGAAGATGTCGGCCGCGCTGATGGAACTCGGCGCGCTGGTCTGCACCGCGCGGTCGCCGCGCTGCGCCGATTGCCCGGTGTTCGACACGTGCACGTGGCAGCACAACGGCCGGCCCGAGTACGCGGGCCCGGCCAAGCCCGTGCAGAAGTTCGCGGGCACCGACCGGCAGGTGCGCGGTCTGCTGCTCGACGTGCTGCGCGGCAGCGAGGGCCCGGTGGAGAAGGCGCGCCTCGATCTGGTGTGGCACGAGGCCGGGCAGCGCGACCGGTGTCTCGATTCGCTGCTGGTCGACGGGCTGCTGGAGCAGACCGACAGCGGTCTGTTCGCCCTCCCGGGGGAACACTGA
- a CDS encoding carbonic anhydrase, with product MTSIDVLLKRNREIGDIVPGDRSSPKPSLQVAILTCMDARVRVFEIFGLIQGEAHVLRNGGGVVTDDMIRSLALSQRKLGTREVMIVQHTECGLSMVTEDDFKDELEQATGLRPTWSVEAFRKVEDSVRVSVERVRRSDFLPHRDNVRGFVYDVKTGSLTEVA from the coding sequence ATGACCTCCATCGACGTCCTCCTCAAGCGCAACCGGGAGATCGGCGACATCGTCCCCGGCGACCGTTCGTCGCCGAAGCCGTCGCTGCAGGTGGCCATCCTGACCTGCATGGACGCCCGCGTGCGGGTGTTCGAGATCTTCGGGCTGATCCAGGGTGAGGCCCACGTGCTGCGCAACGGCGGCGGCGTGGTGACCGACGACATGATCCGCTCGCTGGCGCTGAGCCAGCGCAAGCTGGGCACCCGTGAGGTCATGATCGTGCAGCACACCGAGTGCGGCCTGTCGATGGTGACCGAAGACGACTTCAAGGACGAGCTCGAACAGGCCACCGGGCTGCGCCCGACCTGGTCGGTCGAGGCGTTCCGCAAGGTCGAGGACAGCGTGCGGGTCTCGGTGGAGCGGGTGCGCCGCAGCGACTTCCTCCCCCACCGCGACAACGTGCGCGGGTTCGTCTACGACGTGAAAACCGGGAGCCTGACCGAGGTCGCCTGA
- a CDS encoding LacI family DNA-binding transcriptional regulator, with amino-acid sequence MGRPIRTRRQATLASLAAELGVSRTTVSNAYNRPDQLSPELRRRILETARRLGYPGPDPVARSLRTRKAGAVGLLLTENLSYAFRDPAAVGVLEGLALACEDAGVGLHLVPASPGREDVAAVHRAGVDGFVVYSVPDDDPHLAAVLERPVPTVIIDQPRIDGVDRVGPDDAAAVTRLAEHLVSLGHRQVGVLCMRLARERNDDFVTAQRQSSAHFHVQRIRLEALATAFSAAGVDWATVPVVERFDHTVDDGASAARQLLDAYPQVTAVICTSDILALGALAEAERRGLRVPLDLTVTGFDGIAEAERIGLTTVHQPVLEKGKVAGRLLLGSAERVGPKVITLPTELRVGRTSAPPRTVEEPWFGG; translated from the coding sequence ATGGGCCGTCCTATTCGCACCCGGAGGCAGGCGACACTGGCGTCGCTGGCGGCGGAGCTCGGGGTGTCGAGGACCACCGTGTCCAACGCCTACAACCGTCCTGATCAGTTGTCCCCGGAGCTGCGCCGGCGCATCCTCGAAACCGCCCGGCGCCTCGGTTACCCCGGCCCCGACCCCGTCGCCCGCTCCCTGCGCACGCGCAAGGCCGGTGCCGTCGGGCTGCTGCTCACCGAGAACCTGTCCTACGCGTTCCGCGACCCGGCCGCGGTCGGTGTGCTGGAAGGCCTCGCCCTCGCCTGCGAGGACGCCGGGGTCGGACTGCACCTGGTGCCCGCGAGCCCGGGCCGCGAAGACGTCGCCGCCGTGCACCGCGCGGGTGTCGACGGGTTCGTCGTCTACTCCGTGCCCGACGACGACCCGCACCTGGCCGCCGTGCTGGAGAGACCGGTCCCGACGGTGATCATCGACCAGCCCCGCATCGACGGCGTCGACCGCGTCGGCCCGGACGACGCGGCGGCCGTGACCCGGCTGGCCGAGCACCTCGTCTCACTCGGCCACCGGCAGGTCGGCGTGCTGTGCATGCGGCTCGCGCGCGAGCGCAACGACGACTTCGTGACGGCCCAGCGCCAGAGCAGCGCTCACTTCCACGTGCAGCGCATCCGCCTCGAAGCCCTGGCCACGGCGTTCTCCGCGGCCGGCGTCGACTGGGCCACCGTGCCCGTGGTCGAACGTTTCGACCACACCGTCGACGACGGCGCTTCGGCCGCCCGCCAGCTGCTCGACGCGTATCCGCAGGTCACGGCCGTGATCTGCACGTCCGACATCCTCGCGCTCGGTGCGCTGGCCGAGGCCGAACGCCGCGGGCTGCGGGTGCCGCTGGACCTCACCGTCACCGGCTTCGACGGCATCGCCGAGGCCGAGCGCATCGGCCTGACCACCGTGCACCAGCCCGTGCTCGAGAAGGGCAAGGTGGCCGGCCGGCTGCTGCTCGGCTCGGCCGAACGCGTGGGCCCGAAGGTCATCACGCTGCCGACCGAGCTGCGGGTGGGCCGCACGTCGGCGCCGCCGCGGACCGTCGAGGAGCCGTGGTTCGGGGGCTGA